A region of the Lycium barbarum isolate Lr01 chromosome 1, ASM1917538v2, whole genome shotgun sequence genome:
TTCCCCAACTCAAGGTCAGAAGACTCGCCAAACCTCGTGAATGTTGTAGATCAAACTCTAGCAAGTCGTCAAAAGCACAAGATTTCTGTGCAAAAATTTTGGATATTGTTGCCGTATTGGCCAAAGCACAAGATTTCTTATGTCGACGATTGGATTAGAACACTTGTAGCTTGTAATATCAAAGAGTTGAATCTAAGAGTAAGCAGACCTATTTATGAAGGAAAACACGATTACAACGAGTTGCCTGAGGGAATCTTTAATGCCAAAGCACTAAACGTGCTGAATTTGAATGGGTTGCTAAACGTGCTGAATTTGAATGGATTTAAGATTAAATTTCCCTCTAATGGTGTAATAATGTTTTCATCTTTACGAGAGTTTCACCTATGTGATGCATTTTTGGACGATGAATTTATTCAAGCTCTATGCACAAGCTGCTGCAATTTAGAGGTTTTGTCTTTGCAGTGCTTTGATGGACTTGCCAGTTTTCAAGTTGGTGAAACATCTTTATCTAAACTGAAAAAGGAAAACCTGGAATTTTGCCCTTCTAAACTCCAATTGGTTGATATTGCAGCAACTAATCTTGAAGACCTCAAGATCTCCAGTCATGGGAATCTAAAGGTAGTTAAAATAACTGTTTTAAAGCCCTTAAGAGTTTGTTTCTCGATGGCGTGGCCGTGATGGAAAACTGGTTAGAGGAACTATTTTACAGCCTACAAAATCTTGAAAAGTTCTAGTTATTTTGGTGAAAGACCTTAAAGACTATGAAGATCACGAGTGATAGGCTCAAATCATATGATTGTCATAATCTGATTGCTGTTGAATTAGACACTCCTAATTTAATAAGGTTCTCATATGACTGCCATTCATTGCTAACATTCAAACTGAAAGCTTCAGTTTCATTAGTAGCCAATATCTCCTTTGCTTCAGCAGAAACCCCTGACAACAATGGATACCGTAACGTCGCGAATTTTCTTAGTAACTTCAATCCATCCATGGCTATTGAATTATCAAGTGCAAATGACAAGGTATGTCCGACAAATTCTTTAGCTACACTTGTTCTGAATTTctcataagttttttttttggtagcTAATGCAGGTTACAGTTATGCCAAAAGACATGAGAGAAAACATGCTTCCTCCACTTTATGGTGATAAGTGTGTGCACGTAAACAATAACAATCGATTGAATCATTCAGTTGTGGATGTGGTTGATAGTTTGCTTTGGTTACAAGGTATTTCATCCAAGGAAAAGAACTGATCTACCTTATACAACCAGGATCTCAGTTCCACACCAGTGAATCGAGGGAACTCAATCTTGGATAGCCTTCTCATGAAGCTGGTGAAGGCCCGCATTGGTGGTTTCTACccacctcctcctccttcttGATTTCCCAGAGGTGGTTGCTGCATTTCTGCTGCTGCTGCTTGGTTCGGGCCTCCTATGTATGTTTGGAACTAAGTGTTTGGCCCCATTCCATGTGCCTGCATACATTGCTGTCCCCTTGAAGAGGAATCCGAGGCAAATATTCTCCTATAGGTGACTGCGAATGGGGTGTAACCTCTATTCTCATCTGATATATTCCAGGAGACACCGTGGTTGTTCCAGCATCTGAGGGTAGTAACCAAGCCATCGAATTTCCTGAGGGAGTATAGACATCTCCACCTCCATCATGTCCTTAGCAGCTTTCCCTTTGTCACTTCTCTTCGCAGTTTCAAGAGAAGCCCTCATTTCTGCAAGGGACTTCCTACGTTGTCCTCTATTTAGTTTTGCCTCACTACAAAATTAGTCATCTCAATTGTCATCTGATCTAGCATTTCTTTGATTTCTCTCATATCATTCGTCGTTTTAGAATGCCAACAGAGCTCAAGAAAGTGctttgataccaaatgatacaaGAATAAAAATGGAGAAGCGATGTAACaataaagctaaagaagaaaaggaaagaaacttGGATAAAGAGCTACACTACAAGTTATGCTAATACGAATGGGGAAATCAATACTTAAAAAATGATATAGAGATATATAGCTTAGATGCCCTCTTGGGACTTGACTGATGAAGAGTGAACACGATGGATTGTTCTTTTGTCATGTCATACTTTTGGACGAGGAGTAATGTAGCATTCTCTAACACCTTTCAGACATTGGCTAAGGCTAGAAAAATTATACTATCCTAACAAACATGCCAAGGACCAAAAGTGTCCAATAACAAAATGCAACAGGACTATTGTGACAATATCTCAACTCTCAATTAAGACATAAAAGGACTAAAGTGAGCTAAACGGAACTTTAATATAAACCCCCTAATCTAACGACGGCTAGGAACAACTCTAGCAGCTTCAGGTACAAGTCCTATTGTGTATCGTATCTTCTTCATTTTTTGCATCAACTCGTGATCTTCATAGTCATTAAGGTCTTGCAACAAAATAAGTGGAACTTTACAAGATTTTGTAGGCTGTAAAATAGTCACACCATTGAAGAACAAACTCTTCGGGGCTTTGCAAGCAGTTATTTTAACAATCTTTAGATTCCCATAAGGGTTGTAGATCTTAAGGTGTTCGAGATTAATTGCTGCAATATCAACCAATTGGAGTACAGAAGGGCAAAATGCCAAGTTTACCTTTTTCAGTTTAGGCAAAGTTTCACCAACTTGAAAATTGCCAAGTCCGTCGAAATTCCGCAAAGACAATGCTCTAAATTGCAGCAGCTTGTGCACAAAGCCTGAATAAATTGCTCATCCCAAAACGCATAAGAGAGGTGCAACTCTCGCAAAGATGAAAACTTTATCATACCATAACCAGCAGGcaattcaatcttaaatccatCTAAACTCAGCACATTCAGTACTTTGGCAACAAAGATTGCCTCGGGCAAGCTATTGTATTCGAGTTTGCCTTCCTAAATTGGTCTGCCTACTGTTAGATTCAACTCTTTGATATTACAAGCTATGAGTATCTTAATCCAGTTGTCGACATAAGAAAGCCAACGACAATGTGGTAACTGTAGAGAGAAATTTTGCATGGAAATCTTGTGCTTTTTCCTGATCCACAACATTCAGAAGCTTTGGTATGTCTTTTGACACGAGGAATAATTTCTCGCTAAAATTTAAGTAGGGGAGTGAATTCCAAGCACTATCCCAAACCTTGGATAATGTACTCATTCGTGCAGAATCTTCAGCATGAAGGAAAGACAGGATGTGCTGCAAAATGGCTCGGGCAATTTGGAAATTCGATCATCACTTTTCCCTGCCATTGCCTTGACCCCAAATTTATTCTCTAGCGTTTTAAAAACCTAGTGAAAATATTTATAAGAATTTCTGTCGTTCTCTTCTGCTAAACCAAACCAACTTATGGAAAGGAGTCTACATAAAAATAGTTATATATATAGTTCTTTTATTTCGTTTTACAATTTatacgaaagaaagaaagaaacctAAACAAATATGACATACCAAATCTTCCAGTAGCTTGTGGTCTCCAAGCATAAGTTAAAATTTAAATTCAAAGTTTAGAAATTCTAAATATAAAACAAAAATCCATTTATATTATAACATAAGCAGGAGTTTGACTTAAGTTCAGCTTATCATCTATCACTGTTATAATGGGTATGCATTATTCTGTGGCGTGATGATCTCTGTTTCAAAGGGAAGGAGAAATATGGATGCAACAGGCCGAATTTCGAAATTGCCAGAGCCAATTTTGCAGCACATAATGTCTTTCCTTTTTGTTAAAGATGTTGCACGAATGAGTACATTGTCCAAGTCCACGATTTGAATTAGTGCATGGAACTCACTCTCCTACTTAAACTTTGGTGATAATTTTTCCCCAACTTAGAAGACAAGCCAAAGATCGCAAATGTTGTGGATCAAACTCTAGCAAATCGACGAAAGCACAATATTTCTGTACAAGAGTTTTGCATACTGTTGACATATAGGCGAAAGCAGTTTTGTGAATATTCCGTCTGTGTGATGTGAAGCAGTCCGGAGTATGCAAGGGAACTCAGTTTTTTCACATAAAGTTTGTACATAccttttcccctttttcttttctttcaaccCACACATACTGTCATCTGCCCATGAAAGCTAGTACAAAATTCAAAGGCATAGTACATAAACAAACACTCTTCGGATTACGCTTCCAGGAAGAGTTTTTGTTCTTTTCAAGGTACTACATGTTTTCCTTGAAGATAGAGCTAACATTTCTACAAGAACTAGAAAGTCGGAAGAAGTGGGTAAGTGGTCATAAGATTTTCAAATGgggggcctttttttttttttttttgaactaatACATTTTCTTTCTAAAAGCAAACATAGAGAACCTAAAGAAGTGCACCTTCCTCCAACATGAATCTCACGTCCCAATTTAGCAGCCTAACTGCTTCGATTTCACCTCTTTTTCCCTCTGCGACTTTTCAGGGCAAAATTATTAACAAAAACTCTACTAGCATAATTCTAACAGTTTCATATGGGGGAAAAGAGACCATCATCTTCATTGATCGCTCATGTTTTCCCTGTTTCTTGGCTTTCAAAATTCAATTAAAAGAAGGATGTCAATAGTGAACACCTAGAATCAGCAAACATAAAGCGGTAGGCTTGGTGTTAGATGAAATTTTATGTGATTTAAACTATCAAGTATATATTTTCTATTTCATTATAAAATTTTCTTTGTTAAGGAGTTCGATATTATCCTCTTAAGTAATGTTGCTGCAGACGGTAAGGCTCCGAAACATGTTCTTTAATTTTTCAATTACTTTTTTGTGAATTAAATTGGCTAATATTATATTGATCTTCTATCACAGTGCAAGTCACAATATCAAAATTTTTGTATGATCCGCTTGATATATATCACGTTATAATTTTTGAAGAGAACTCCTcgatatatataattattataatttttttttatttcgctTCACACTTCTCTCGGCGGCCAGGTTTAAGAATGGTTCTCTCAttagtttatttattaattttatcaTTGATTCATCTGTAATAATTCATGAAATTTGAAATACAAGTTTATGCACATAGTTCCAAACTTCTTCTTCGTATTTGTTGCATTTTCTTTACCACCAATATGGATGGGAAGATTTACTTGATATATTGTTTGCATTATTGTGATTATGCATAGATAATAAGAAAAGGAGCTTGACTCCTTTCTCTCTGCTTTGCTGattaccttttctgcttcttttttgtttttcaaatttgTCGCTTGGATGGTTCCGTGCATCGACAATTCATGCTCCAAGTGTCTCAACAGGTATTAGGTTTGCAATTTTAATTTAGCAATATTAAAAATTTATAACATAATAGTGACAAGTAAATGGCTTATAGATATTATATATCCATTATTAAAAGGAGAAGAAAAGGCATTTACATTAAGCAAAGTGACAATTTAACAAAAACTCACATGTCATCATTAAGACAAAAAGTTAACTATcattataaatttaatttttaaattttgaattgAGAGTGGTTAAATTAATTTATTTATCCATTTGAATTAAGATATTTTTTTATGTGACTGCAGTTTTTATTTGAATTTGTGTGATTGCAATTATCTTTTTAATTAATTTGAATTAAAACTTCCAGGGGTAACCTCGTTACCACTTTAATTTAGTAGAACAGTGCGTGACAGATGTTGACGAAATGCCCCAAAGAAATGACGCCTTAATTCTGGCTTTGTAGAAAACAATAAAGGATGCTGATAGCCAATTATATGCTTAAAAGTGACGAGACGAGCATTATAGAGCCTTTGTGCAAGAGAGAGTTGCCGTATTATTTCTCAGTTACAGGGAGAACTGTGCATGTTGCTTTGCTGTTTTAACGGTTGTGAAAATAATGGATGATTAAGGAATAATAGTTTCTTTTCCTCCTTAGAATCAAAATGTTAGATCTAAGGTTGGACCATTTCTTTGATGGTgtcattttatttaatttaatgtAATTCTTTTGGTGAATGTTGTAGAAGGCGTTTGAGAGGGAATTGCACATTATCCATAATTAATTCGGCACCATCTATTATACTGCTTTAATTCATAACCTTTATGTTCTCATCTCCTTTCTCTGTGATATATGAGCAGATAATTGTTGTTGGCGATGTGATATACAATGAAACAAATAGTGCAGTACTTAAAAGAgagtgggttttttttttttattattcacAAGTTGTGCAACTAATAACATTACTGCTCAAAGAGAGTGAGTAGAAGTGATATTTTTTGCTACAAAATTTGATCTCGAGGCAGAAGAGTATGTTCCACTTCCTAAAGGAGAGGTTCACAAAAAGAAAGAGATAGATGCTTTAAAGATTGTTTTCTCTGTGAACTTCAAATTTTGAAGAGTGAAGTTCTAGATACCTATTGGAGGAGTCATGTTATGGAAACTTAGATAAGATATAACAATGGCCAAGAATTACTCCTCTCGGATGATAATGAGGAACCGGAAAAATGGTTAGTGTATTTTATAACAAATGACATAGTCAACGGAAAAGGAGGGAATCTCCATTTTTTGCTTTTACAAATAGATCAATACCTAAATGGCCTTTTAGGAAATTCGTTACAAGGGACATGAAGTAATTCGTAAATAATTGCACTTttggattaattattaatgataaaaatttGTGACAGTTTGCTGGAATCATTACtgtgacccaaaaaaaaaaaggggggggggggggggggggtcacgccccgaaccatggcctggacgtaacacggcactcggtgcctgactgcatgtgaccgagcgaaccacatggcttgctgaatcatcatgatacataacataagcggaatataacgtgaatgcatgatgagcctttataaaacgtagtaagtcataatacttaaataaatacttgtttaaacatgagtgagccaaaatggctatacgactccaaatgtctgacatgacataactgacttgtctagtctatgaaacctctatcatgagtctgactggaaaacatacttactgggacaaggcccccagcatacctttagatgcaaaactaaataaggaaatacaatgtctaaaccccgaatgagatagggctcaccaataagctggtacgtgcaaatcctaatgagcagaaacgtcgtcctgtaaatccgtacctgcatcgtgaaatactgGCCCCCggacaataaaaggggacgtcagcacattgaatgtactggtatgtaaagcaaccgaaagaaacaacatgggacatggaataacatgataagaactgaaactgaaaacctggacatgatcatgagcatgagtacatatgtatatatataacataagtaaaaacatgataagtagggagagcatttcataaaccgacatgtgatatcaccacgtgggtacgtggagtctggtacctcgccggactagcagagcccctataccttgccagggtataaggtggtaacgtacctgatggacccattcagtgtaaaattaaggtatcgtcctaactgggcggagcgatccttgtcctatggtggctacatagtttcaggctatctgagccttctcggtaattcgtgcaactcccaaaaacatgaacataatatagttggctaagaagcccatgactttcgtgaattatcttgtacttgtcttgtaatcatgatttcacgaaataacttgtaaacatggtttcatgaaatagcttgtaaacatgttcttgatttatgagtaatacaata
Encoded here:
- the LOC132618779 gene encoding uncharacterized protein LOC132618779 isoform X2, with product MKITSDRLKSYDCHNLIAVELDTPNLIRFSYDCHSLLTFKLKASVSLVANISFASAETPDNNGYRNVANFLSNFNPSMAIELSSANDKVTVMPKDMRENMLPPLYGDKCVHVNNNNRLNHSVVDVVDSLLWLQGISSKEKN
- the LOC132618779 gene encoding uncharacterized protein LOC132618779 isoform X1, producing the protein MKITSDRLKSYDCHNLIAVELDTPNLIRFSYDCHSLLTFKLKASVSLVANISFASAETPDNNGYRNVANFLSNFNPSMAIELSSANDKLMQVTVMPKDMRENMLPPLYGDKCVHVNNNNRLNHSVVDVVDSLLWLQGISSKEKN